In Marinobacter sp. LQ44, the following are encoded in one genomic region:
- a CDS encoding IS1182 family transposase, translated as MGTTFRPYSPDQELLLPPSLNEWLPDGHLAYFVSDVVEELDLSAFYARYEGNGRRNSPFDPRMMLKVLIYAYATGVFSSRKIARKLEEDVAFRVLAAGNFPKHRTICDFRKHHLVAFKAIFIQVVRIAREAELITLGTLAIDGTKIRANASKHKAMSYGRMGEEEDRLSKEIDGLCRQARRTDESEDRQFGPDQRGDELPEELQYRQARLDKIRAAKEKLEADQKARDAAKGRHPDDDRRPPRGGRNFKRDYGVPDDKDQSNFTDPQSRIMKTADGFQQCYNGQLAVDGEFQLIVANHLGSNASDQGRLIPLLDDVKDILKTYPKQCLADAGYRKEDDLQSLEDKRIDGYVSLRREGKKSAEIDASGYPATSRMAEKLATATGRSVYARRKHLVEAVNGWIKHILGFRQFSLRGLNAVQGEWDLVCLSLNLRRMSSLMRLT; from the coding sequence ATGGGAACCACTTTCCGCCCGTACTCGCCCGACCAGGAATTGCTCCTTCCCCCAAGCCTGAACGAGTGGCTGCCTGATGGCCACCTGGCCTATTTTGTCAGTGATGTTGTCGAGGAGCTGGATTTGAGTGCGTTTTACGCCCGCTACGAAGGCAACGGTCGGCGTAACTCGCCGTTCGATCCGCGGATGATGCTGAAGGTTCTTATTTACGCCTACGCCACCGGCGTATTCTCCTCACGCAAGATTGCCCGGAAGTTGGAGGAAGACGTCGCCTTTCGGGTTCTGGCTGCGGGTAATTTTCCCAAGCACCGCACGATCTGTGATTTCCGCAAACACCATCTGGTCGCCTTCAAGGCCATCTTCATTCAAGTCGTACGGATTGCCCGGGAGGCGGAGCTGATCACGCTGGGAACACTGGCGATTGATGGCACAAAGATTCGGGCTAATGCCAGTAAGCACAAGGCCATGAGCTATGGCCGCATGGGCGAGGAAGAAGATCGTTTATCGAAAGAGATCGATGGGCTATGTCGTCAGGCCCGTCGAACGGATGAGTCGGAAGATCGGCAGTTCGGCCCGGACCAGCGGGGTGATGAGCTACCTGAGGAGTTGCAGTACCGACAGGCGCGACTGGACAAGATCCGCGCTGCCAAGGAGAAGTTGGAAGCGGATCAGAAAGCGCGGGATGCCGCCAAAGGCCGGCACCCGGACGATGACCGCCGCCCACCCCGCGGTGGCCGGAACTTCAAGCGAGATTACGGGGTGCCGGACGACAAAGATCAAAGCAACTTTACCGACCCGCAAAGCCGGATTATGAAAACGGCGGATGGGTTCCAGCAATGCTACAACGGCCAGTTGGCCGTGGACGGTGAATTCCAACTGATTGTCGCTAATCATCTGGGCAGCAATGCCAGTGATCAGGGGCGCCTGATACCGCTACTGGATGACGTGAAAGACATCCTGAAAACCTATCCGAAACAATGCCTGGCCGATGCCGGTTACCGTAAAGAAGACGACTTACAGTCCCTGGAGGACAAAAGGATCGACGGTTATGTTTCGCTGCGTCGGGAAGGGAAAAAGAGCGCAGAGATAGACGCGAGCGGTTATCCAGCCACGTCACGGATGGCCGAGAAGCTGGCCACCGCGACGGGGCGTTCGGTTTACGCCCGGCGCAAGCATCTGGTTGAGGCGGTTAATGGCTGGATCAAGCATATTCTGGGCTTCCGGCAGTTCAGCCTGAGGGGGCTTAATGCCGTGCAAGGCGAATGGGATCTGGTCTGCCTGTCGCTTAACCTCAGGCGGATGAGTTCGCTGATGAGGCTGACATAG
- a CDS encoding YdbH domain-containing protein, translated as MPRNRWRPLTVLLACLLFVPSAFSMDWSLLLQQGRIGVALPDIETEDWRVTGIRAEVVNSVEADNQAVIVRFKPGSRLTAATLAQNVGDSSVFLNNVQLDLTDVTVTINLGGAEDLVDRTAVAGHVTIEVEDLQHPSLRPQGWRFDGRVSGVVSDLSLEGQLRSDSGLLAEVVLRNRNEEFMAGRVALAMAAEQAGTAIADTLAQWPPLLTLNHGQLEAAASFRQEPDAPLVLDARLNLAGVSGVFDRTAFSDMSGRLLFSLEDESLAARLRDITIAQFNSGIGIGPVRLLADYRAPAAEPLTGQLEIQQATAEFLNGRLRVAPQSFDLANHPVNVPLDVYELSLERLLEVYPAEGFEGTGRLNGRIPLMISGTSVEVEQGTMAAIVPGGRLRLPGERLQAMLGSSQAVDLVVQALQNFHYSVLDSTIDYDKNGNLMLGLRLEGESPSVRGGQPVVLNINLEEDIPALLTSLQLSGRVNEAVTERVRERLQQSGQEAQP; from the coding sequence ATGCCACGGAACCGATGGCGACCGCTGACGGTCCTGTTGGCCTGTTTGCTGTTTGTTCCATCAGCCTTCTCCATGGACTGGTCGCTGTTGCTGCAGCAGGGGCGAATCGGTGTTGCCTTGCCAGATATCGAGACCGAGGATTGGCGCGTGACCGGCATCCGGGCTGAGGTGGTTAACTCAGTTGAGGCAGACAACCAGGCGGTTATCGTCCGCTTTAAACCCGGTTCAAGGCTGACGGCCGCCACCCTTGCACAGAACGTCGGAGATTCTTCGGTTTTCTTAAATAACGTGCAGCTGGATCTGACCGATGTAACCGTCACCATCAACCTCGGTGGTGCCGAAGACCTTGTGGACCGCACTGCGGTGGCCGGCCATGTCACCATCGAGGTTGAAGACTTGCAGCACCCCAGCCTGAGACCCCAGGGTTGGCGGTTCGATGGGCGGGTGAGTGGTGTTGTGTCTGATCTCAGCCTGGAGGGCCAGCTGCGATCAGATTCCGGCCTGTTGGCCGAGGTGGTGCTGAGAAACCGGAATGAAGAATTCATGGCTGGCCGGGTAGCTTTGGCCATGGCCGCTGAACAAGCCGGCACGGCAATCGCTGATACACTCGCCCAGTGGCCCCCGTTGCTCACGTTAAACCATGGTCAGCTTGAGGCGGCCGCTAGCTTTCGGCAGGAACCGGATGCCCCCCTCGTACTGGATGCCCGGCTGAATCTGGCGGGCGTGAGTGGGGTCTTCGATCGAACCGCGTTTTCCGATATGAGTGGCCGTTTGTTATTCAGCCTTGAAGACGAATCACTGGCTGCCCGCCTGCGCGACATCACCATTGCCCAGTTCAACTCCGGCATTGGCATAGGTCCGGTGCGGTTGCTGGCGGATTATCGAGCGCCGGCCGCCGAGCCGCTCACTGGCCAGTTAGAGATTCAGCAGGCCACAGCCGAATTTCTCAATGGCCGCCTGAGAGTCGCACCGCAATCCTTCGATCTGGCCAATCATCCCGTTAACGTCCCGTTGGACGTCTACGAGTTATCGCTTGAACGGCTGCTGGAAGTTTACCCGGCCGAAGGCTTTGAGGGCACCGGCAGGCTAAACGGCCGGATACCGCTAATGATCTCCGGCACATCGGTAGAGGTTGAGCAAGGCACCATGGCGGCTATTGTTCCGGGCGGCCGCTTGCGGTTACCGGGCGAGCGATTGCAGGCCATGCTGGGCAGTAGCCAGGCCGTGGATCTGGTGGTGCAAGCTTTGCAAAACTTTCACTATTCGGTGCTGGATAGCACGATAGACTACGATAAGAATGGAAATCTGATGTTAGGCCTGCGGCTGGAGGGAGAGAGCCCGAGCGTTCGTGGCGGCCAGCCGGTGGTGCTGAACATCAACCTTGAAGAAGACATTCCTGCCCTGTTAACCAGCCTACAGCTGAGCGGCAGGGTGAACGAAGCCGTTACCGAACGTGTTCGGGAGCGGCTGCAACAGTCCGGGCAGGAGGCACAACCATGA
- a CDS encoding YnbE family lipoprotein, producing MRVLMISVLPLAFIACTPTVQMAAPKEPITVNLNVKIQHEIYVKVDREVDELFSDKGLF from the coding sequence ATGAGAGTTTTGATGATATCGGTCCTGCCGTTGGCGTTCATCGCTTGCACGCCAACCGTACAGATGGCGGCGCCGAAAGAACCGATTACCGTGAATCTGAACGTTAAAATCCAGCACGAGATCTACGTAAAAGTGGACAGGGAAGTGGATGAACTGTTCAGCGATAAAGGCCTGTTCTGA
- a CDS encoding YdbL family protein, whose amino-acid sequence MKRLMQLGAFLLAIGMALPALAMGLEEAKQKLETVKQQGLVGETPTGYLEVVRAEGDAPAVVQAINNARRDEYARIAERHDIPVTQVETVAGKKAIEKTPAGQFVQVNGQWVKKGN is encoded by the coding sequence ATGAAACGACTGATGCAACTGGGCGCTTTCCTCCTGGCCATCGGCATGGCACTGCCGGCGCTCGCCATGGGCCTGGAAGAGGCCAAGCAGAAACTGGAAACCGTCAAACAGCAGGGCCTGGTGGGCGAAACGCCGACCGGTTACCTGGAAGTGGTGCGCGCAGAAGGCGATGCGCCAGCGGTGGTGCAGGCCATCAACAACGCACGCCGGGATGAGTACGCCCGCATTGCCGAGCGGCACGACATACCAGTTACCCAGGTGGAAACCGTGGCTGGCAAGAAGGCTATTGAGAAAACGCCGGCCGGGCAATTCGTTCAGGTTAATGGCCAGTGGGTGAAAAAGGGGAACTAG
- a CDS encoding EAL domain-containing protein produces the protein MKIDKSFVSINGQDSLVEPAICHAVITMAQSLGMQVIAEGIETGEQLESLAEMSCSHGQGYMIAKPMPSESALAFALNHNNATIIADDHAS, from the coding sequence CTGAAAATCGACAAGAGCTTTGTGTCAATCAATGGCCAGGACTCACTGGTGGAACCGGCGATTTGCCACGCAGTCATTACGATGGCCCAGTCATTGGGCATGCAAGTAATCGCCGAAGGCATTGAGACTGGTGAGCAATTAGAGTCTCTTGCCGAAATGAGCTGCAGTCATGGCCAAGGCTATATGATAGCCAAACCGATGCCCTCCGAATCAGCCTTGGCGTTTGCCTTAAATCACAACAACGCCACCATTATCGCTGATGATCACGCTTCATAG